The DNA region CACCCTCTTGTCTCGAGCCGCAAATAAACTCCCGGACGTACCATCCTCCCCCGAGGTCGCAGCCATCAGCGTTTATCGCTGGGCGGACCAGACGGACTTGACGAGACCGTCACGCTGGGCCAGGCGGTTGAAGGCATCGTCGGACTCGCCCATCGCGCGAACAAAGCCGGAGAGGGCGTAGACGTGGTTCTCGCCGGGGACGGCGCGGCCGTTCTCGTCAACCTTGGCGACGGAGATCTGAACCGAGGCGTggtccttggccttgatgatGCGGTTGGTGGCGCTGCACTTGCGCGGAACGTAGCTATTTTTTGGGGAAAAAAGACCACATGTTAGCCAGTGTTTTCTTTCTCAACATCGATGTAGCAGACGGGCCCTCGCGCGAACGAGAGCATTTTCTTTCAAtattttttcttctttctctcgtGCGGGAAAAGGGTTCGTCGGCGGTTCGAGgtttgggggggagagatAGAGGGGACGGGTGTTCTCACAGATCGACGATCTCGCCCTTGTCGTTCTCCATTGCTGCGACTTGCGTTCGGGGTTGTCTAGAGGCAAGTAGGGTGGTGGTTTTTGCGCGGGTGATGTCGTCGGACGAGAGTTCGTGATGGCGGGGACGATTTCGAAAGATCGAAAGGAAATTTGGTGTGCGCGCCTGCGTCTGTGGGCGACTGTGTTTCGGTCCGTCACGGTGCCGAGTGGAGGGTCCACTCGGGAGCTCAGGGCTACGAGTCACGTGAATGTACATACTGTGGCTGGTGCAGGCGCTTTCAAGCACTGTGGCTGGTGCATGTTGATGTGGGAACGCCAACAGGCAGAAGGGTCCGTGCCTTCAGATGCCCCACCCCGCCGCGTCTCCCAGTTGTTCTCCCGCGCGTCTATGCATTCAATGTTGATGTTCAGCTCAGTGAAAACCGTCCCAGAACCGCCCTCGCCACCCAACTCCAATTCGATACCCTCCCGCCACCAAATTGGGACGGCCAAGGCTATTTTGCCTATCTTCTCTTTTATGGATCGTTGTGTCGTGTCTGCACAAGTACGCCATCCTGCTACGCATCATATCGAAACCATGCGCCCTGCGCATCGCTGCGGGCTTGCCGAGATTCACGATGGGGTCTCCGTTTCGAAGCACCCGTCATGACGCCTATACACTCTCCTCTTCGCCAGGCCTGCCTCCCCTCGATCAGCTCAAGTCTCAGTTCCCCAAGGAATCCCCCGTTCGAAGCGGCAGTGTGGCCATGAGCATGCCAGACCATGCCAGCCGCCACTTCAACGGCGACTCGAGCTTCCTCCGCCAGGAACCGTCTGCGATTGACCTGACAACACCCTGCAAGACCCCCATTGAGTCTC from Colletotrichum higginsianum IMI 349063 chromosome 4, whole genome shotgun sequence includes:
- a CDS encoding 40S ribosomal protein S21; amino-acid sequence: MENDKGEIVDLYVPRKCSATNRIIKAKDHASVQISVAKVDENGRAVPGENHVYALSGFVRAMGESDDAFNRLAQRDGLVKSVWSAQR